cAAAATCATTATACAATTAGGACACGTGCCGCTGTTAGAGAGAAGGATTATAACTTATTCTATCGTGCTGCTTCAATTCAGATTGGAGGATACACATTTGTCAGAACACCCGACAAATACAGGATAAGGTTTCCTTGACCATCCAACActtgtttaattatatctaGACAGTCGTTAAAATcaagtttcattttattttattatgtacgaAAACAAAGTTTATGGGTATGTCAGCTCAAATGACATCATACATTACCAAGAGTTCGTCGCCACATAAATTGATGTACGTAATTAGTGAACGTACTCACGGCAATTATTCTAAAACTTCACCGAAAATATCGAATCTCTGAATGACAGTCGCCAGTCCTTAATCGTGTTACGAATGATCTTGGACGTCGTCCAGGTTACCTGCTCGTACCAATTTGGTTTCCGCTCAGGATGTAGCATCTATTTATAATGGCGTGACGAGTTGCCTGATGACAACTGCGAGATAATTGGCTTCCAAAAATTGTGAGTAAATTTTTCACCGCATGATGAAACAGATCGCCCATGCGTAATGAAGGACTACttaaatgttacaaatgaaAATGTCAACTTCGATTGACTAATAAGCTTAATTTTCTGGCATAATTTATTGCACAATTGGATAATATTTTAGTCAAATTTATGGTTCGCGGGATATTTTGCATGTTTAAGATCTCGATTTTTGTCCTACAAtatatcttttttgtttttatttagccTGTGTCCTCGTGTTGCTATTTGTAGATGAAGAATTAAGAAACTTCTTACCTGAAATACTTATGCACAgacatactttatattattatttgtatacgtTGTTTCCGGAGCTCATAAAACACGCAAACTTTCAACGCCTCAGTATTTCGTATACCAAAACGATTACGGAAtctcattcatatttttatctacGTCATACGTAGGCGATAGTATTGGCAAGGGAAGAAATTCTGTTTTAGAGGTAGTTATGAATGGACGTATCGTAGTACAGCCTCAATGGGCTTACGTCATATAATTGGCATTGAACTAACTATTTTGACCTTTAACTCTCTTTATGTGGGCGTAATCTATGAGTTAGCAAACTTTTCATGAATTGAAATGCGTGGGAAATATCATTCCAATAACAAAAGCTTCGTGAATTCCATATATAATAGTCATTAATTTggtaaattatcaaataataatttaaaagtaaacgttctgaatatactttaatattaatcaaaatatttaaattattgcctTTTTTTAACAAgtctaataaaacaaatgatgaTCAAAATAGATTTCACTTACTGTTcatattgtgtatttatattatatagtgtaAGTTTTAGatgatttattaagaatttaatcgTTACAAGCATTATTCTCctgagtaaaatttataaatcaaaaaaaaaataatactgttgCCGTCAGTGCTGAGTGGAACTATAAATTGGTTCTTTTAATATGGGTAATTATCAACAATCAAAAATATCAATGATCTGTTAATAATTCTACTTTAAATTAGtgacacatttaaaataaaatattaatctagggactatttaattttcaatatattttcgatTAATTAAAACCTGTTAATTTTCTTCATTATCATACACTGAAACGAAGCCAAAATTTTTGTCACCAGGATGGCCTGTCCAATGACTCCTGCTTAGATAATACAGGTTATTTCGGTTCTTACATATGTTACTCGTCAGATGAAATAATAAGGCCATTGGCCTAATGACAGGGAATTATTTTTAGTTCGGGACTTTTGAAGGCGACTCGTTTTAAGTGCGAGGTGAGAAACGAAAGTGGAAATTATCTCGTACTACGCACGGtagtatattttctttagatTTAGTGACGGCATTTTGGTTTTGGCAAGTGAAGGTAAACAATGGGTACACACTGAAAGTGATAAATAAACGAACTTTTTCTTGTGAAATGTTTTCTGAGAACTCGGATAAATAATCGTATAAAACGTGACACTTAAGTCTAACTAATTTACAAAGCTAAATATACAAATCACCTAAAACACTgatgttaatgaaataaagaCAAAGTAGTGGGATCATATACTACTACTGCGAATAACAACACTTTTCAATAAATTGAAGCAGGAACGCTCGTGCAACTGTCTTACTTAAATATGCTATAAGACTTGATTCGCATCGTCTTTTGatctaaatagaaataaatcaaaaacaaaattcttgACATATCTCCTGTAAAGTTATAATcacttaataattgtattttttaaactaagtcAAAATTCTCTCTTAACAGGTAGTCCAGCAAGAATAGAACCAATGCAGTCGGTGCTGGCAATGCAGGGAAAACGGGTGAGGCTCGAGTGCCGAGCAAGCGCCCGTCCACCGCCGCATATATCTTGGTACAAGGATGGCAAGCCCGTTGCCGATATCGCTTTAAGAAGATTCCGGGTGCAAAATTACAGGTACTCAGCTAACTAAATTCGATTGTGTTAAAGTCGATACAATACATCGATGTCCAAGTACCGTTTTAGTCAATCCAAatcaaaatgaatgaaattctATTCAGGTAATGCACTATCAGAATGTATTAATGAAGCGGGATGCAAAAAAAAAGTTGATGACGTTAAAATTatctagaaaatataattaaatttgaagtcaGATATTAGATAATCTTATACTTACTGTGGTATACATTCACTCCGTTGATGATATATTAATTCGAAAGCTCTTATAATATCCGCTttcataaagaaaatttaaatttatattttataatatgtatatctaaaacGATGTGCAGTTAAAAAGTACTCCAACTTTAAGCATACCTTCTAATTATTCATAACAGAAATTTTCCACTTTACTATACACATATTTATCCtcttaatttactaatattaccgAATTTCAATCTAAAAATGTTTACTCATCTCAAAATGAagcacgttttattttttaaaatcataaagtaATCTAGAGCAAGCTGTTTTCTAGGAAAAACTGCACAAAATTCCGTCACATCTATTGTAACGACCTAATTCATTTGTCTATAATAAGCCGTTGATCTTGATCTAAAACGGAATTGTCGTGGTGCAATACCAACAATGAGACAATGTTCATGTGGTGCTTACATTAGGAATGTGCAACGGTCAATTACAGCAAACAGATTACGTTGCATTAATAGCAGACACAGACTGTCATTGACCTAAGGTGATATAGATCTTTCTGGAGACAAAATGGTCCTTATTCATAAAGGGGTAGAGCGAAATGATAATTGTATGGGTTAATTATAATGAAGTGATACGAACAGCTATTTCACGGGTCGTTTGCTGATGAAGCATCACGTATTAAACAACATCACCAGATGTCTGACTTCTGATTAGTGATTTAACAGAAACAAATAACAGACTGTGTTTGTTTGAtgataatttgaaaatgaaGTAACGATTACTTATTAACTTCTAAGTTTCGATTTGAAAatcaatatgaaattatattttaactagagTTTctccaaatatttttgtagtagtAGTggaaatatctaataaaacattttggaTCATCGTACGTAAAtagttagtttaatataaataaatctgtttCAGGAGGCGCTCGGTACTAGTGATAAGGCATGCGCGTCGTGATGACGCCGCGACGTACGAGTGTAGGGCCCAAGGCGCAGTAGGACCGCCAGCGATAGCAAGTGCTAATGTTAGCGTCTTACCACAAGTCACAGCAGCTCCAGATACACGTAAGCAACATTTATTAGTCGTAATATctcataagtataaatattttaatatttatttatttacatcttatcatgtttaatacttatttagtttttaatcgAACGATTAATCTCTAATGGACGTgagaaatatgttatttatattatatttcaaattttaaataattaaagtgttCTAACTACGATTATTTATGTCACATTGTATTACTTAGACGAgcagaaattatttattcggtagcattaaataaaataattaattaaaatgcttaTGCAAAAAACTTCTTacactataaaaaaactaaagtagCTGTCGATTAACAGCTTTTAGTAGTAACTGGAAACCAGAAGGTATCATGTGCTATTGTTACCAACTCTAAATACCGGTTCAGTTTACTGACATACGGGAACAGTTCACAGAATATTCCGAGAATGTTAATAAACAATGATATAAAGGCCGATAGAATGAGTTACCCATgatgaatatacattatatgagtattctaataaatatcggtattattcgtttttttgtCTATGGAACTTTACACCAACAATCGATGAAGTGTGACAAAATATGACGTTAGagggcaatatttatttaagttatattttacacGTAGAATTGTCCGTTCGTCcgattttaaaagttttttttttttaagatagtaGTACCAATTATCGAGCGAGGTATATAATTATCACGCTAGGATTCACGGCACAGTTGTAATATTGAAATCCGAAAAAACCTCGCAGAGTAGTTGCTCTGCGAattgtataaatagttttgaGTTTACTAAACAAGGTTTtacaaaagatataaaatatgtatctaaggCTTGAATACCTTAAATGCTTTCCAATGTAATAGACATATCGATTATTGCATGccttatgtaaaaataaattatagtacatttttaacatttaatttatagcaCCTGGTGCCCCATGTCCAATGCCCGATCCAGCCTCGTACTGTCTCAACGGAGgcacttgtttattttttgaagtTGTTCAGGAACAAGCTTGCAAgtaagtacaaatatattttcaacgaaGTTagaaaatagttataaataaaataggtccCACAcctattttagttaaaattgaagcaagttttgtttgttaattaataaattatttctaatttccaGGTGTCCGGAAGGCTTCAATGGGCAACGGTGCGAAAACAAGGACGTGTCGAACAGGAGCAGTATGTATCATTCCTACACATGCAAACTGGGCCTCTCAACGTCCTACTACTGTTAGCCAGCGTAGAGCCGGCGCATTACCCACCtcgttccaattttaaattttagcacCGTTCGGACACGCCGCGTCATAGACATATAGCATGTGATAGATAAATAATGTTAGAAAACCGCGCGAAAGAGAGATCCTAGACAACTAATTGGTTCACTCCTTTTTGGTCCGAAAATAGTATACGCATTGTACATTCCGTGATATATGTCTATGACTGCTCACTGTTGGACTTAGAATATATTCCTGTCACGCAATTATTTCCAGTCACGTTTATTCCTAttctattaaaaagtaattttatttattgcattagtataatattttcttagtcCACAGATTTTTGTAGCTAAAATAGCGAAATGCTTCAATATATTAGAGCGTTTTTAAAGTTGCAACGTTTGTCAATAGGGCCAGCTGTTTGCATggccatttttgttttatttttttgaagctCATGTGTCTCGCGCTTATGACGAGAAGACATGCAGGTTCCATTACTAATGCGTTCAACATTCTTTTGCCActgattaataaactttttagcGAAAGctttaaattacattagaaatttttaaatgttgtatataaatagcTGGCCCAgtgagattatatttttaagtatttttactagcacaaatactaaattattactaAACACTATAAAAATAGGCAATTGAAATAGcctttataatgatttttatttattaagggaAAAATTCGCAAACATAATTAATGACcccattatattaataaaaaaaactgtttcgtTCTATATtcaaagttgtaaatattttacacatatttgtaattttgcgatttttatattgttattaactcTAAGGTTTGATAACATTATAGTAGATAATATGATTCTGATAAAGAGACTTGCAAGTTTTGTACATATCTATTAggataagatttttaattaccctttaatgaagaaaatatcCACTcgtttatcatataaaatttaactgaaACCATAGACTAGTAAATCAGTTGATTACGTACTTGTTACCTTTTTGTCACAGTATTAATatccgaaaaataaaataacgccaagatatcaatgaataaaataattgcctTAATATTATCGTGATAAAAAGTTTTCAGAGCGTATCGGCCTCATcaagaactatttattttatgtttttaatatagcgaagtaaaaacaaaagtagAGCCATTTAAAAACTTCACAGAAAATCGTTATACTCCACCTAGTCAAATAGCAGTTTTAATACATAAACCCTAGATAggactatataaataaatgtatgtataattttaatacgagtGTGGAATGTTGGAAGGATGGTTGTGGATATAGCGAAATGTATTTTTCTGTTAACTTTCAGATATTAAATGTACTTACGTCAAATCAACTCGCTATGTGGGACCGAACCTATTTATTCATTACACggtttttatagttaaataattcatttttgtataaagttCTTGTTTaagttcattatttatattatgtaattaaactaGAAAAgggactatttattttaattcagtacGAGGATTATAGGGCATTACATTGAGGTTAAGTGACGTTATATTCTTCTAGAAAAGtctatcaaattttaaaacaaagccTAGTTGCGACAGAAGATAATTTATTGCAGTTTTTGACGTCATTTCTCCTAATTAATTTGTAGTCTCACAACAAATACTAAGACGCAgtgttatttaatgtaataaatataccaaaatcaCAATAAAAGAATGAGTGTTGGAATTAACAGAGACgcgataatttattttgtttttttttttcatttgcacTCTCCTTAATCCTTAGACATTGAAAATACTGTGGAATAAACGGAAAatggtatgtatttttattcaaaattttattcttGTTATTCACCTAAATCTTCGCTGTCCGCACTCATTTCATCACGTGgaaaaatgtaaccaattttctatttttacatatttttttgttgcagttacattttttcatttctCTAACATCATAATACTAATGCTTCATCACTTTCACTAATGTTTTGGGAAGCATGCTTGGACTGTCTATGGGGTCGCAATCAATAAAACTTACTAAGTATTTGTTGTGAGATAACTAGCAAATAACCAtgcatgaaaaaatattatttctatgcaTTTCATAATCTAATACAAGGATAAGACTTTAGTGGTTAAAATTTGGCgccaatcattttttttttatgattgccacagcgtatatatatttaaggatatattgtcaaatatcaaaatcaatcgtgattttacattttaaatacattgaccATTTACAAAGCTACTAGACTACTAGAatcttaactttttaataaaatggctTTTATAGACCGTTTTTGgttgaatgtatatatttaataaatacaaattggaaTCCTGGtgcaatattactttttttgttggtgttattttagttcattttcaaaattatttttcttattattttcagGTTTAGGAGAGCGACTTTGGTAAATGTCAGAAAGCGAAACGACGAAAGGGAACGAACTGGTCGATAATATATAGTAGTTATACTGTAAAGCATTCccgcatttaaaatatgtttagcttaatattcaaagaaattagtaaaagttaaatgtatacgattttaaacttattgtgtatatttataaaattggagttatttcgaataatattttgataacagaaaacaatttgattttgatacgtcatatatatgtataataagcctcaagaagttattttatattcgttttcatttttatagttatttctcCCCGAACAAAATATCGACATCGAGCCTGTAGATTTCAAAATACTGCTTCcgatacatattatgtatcaaAATTCCGTAATTCATGTGTTTGTAGATATTACGATGGAATCTtgtgaatttaatttgttttagttagaatataattttttttgaattgaCACATCATTGTAATCATAATtactcttttatatatatacagcttTTTGAGGCTGAAAATACATgttcatttcattaaaacacTCAATACATATATGTCAAACCTctttggtaaataaataaaaaaaaaaaaatttggaatGTGTGAAAAACACTATGAAAGAAAATTAGGCTGATAGTGCCTTGATTCGTGGCCTTTACGTGAAGACGGGA
The window above is part of the Vanessa tameamea isolate UH-Manoa-2023 chromosome 6, ilVanTame1 primary haplotype, whole genome shotgun sequence genome. Proteins encoded here:
- the LOC113396415 gene encoding protein vein isoform X1 encodes the protein MKTCGRAAFCWALLCLAGSLAAPRRLYCERADVAWRAYRAPAAFEVRVQSLARDAATVQVRRVFHRQGRWPREDAIIRLKLPQEALECAGRFEVPLQNRKNYIVFAERRGHAAVALGPPLRRTGKLIRRIRAVYKAGYSSPARIEPMQSVLAMQGKRVRLECRASARPPPHISWYKDGKPVADIALRRFRVQNYRRRSVLVIRHARRDDAATYECRAQGAVGPPAIASANVSVLPQVTAAPDTPPGAPCPMPDPASYCLNGGTCLFFEVVQEQACKCPEGFNGQRCENKDVSNRSSMYHSYTCKLGLSTSYYC
- the LOC113396415 gene encoding protein vein isoform X2, which encodes MKTCGRAAFCWALLCLAGSLAAPRRLYCERADVAWRAYRAPAAFEVRVQSLARDAATVQVRRVFHRQGRWPREDAIIRLKLPQEALECAGRFEVPLQNRKNYIVFAERRGHAAVALGPPLRRTGKLIRRIRAVYKAGYSSPARIEPMQSVLAMQGKRVRLECRASARPPPHISWYKDGKPVADIALRRFRVQNYRRRSVLVIRHARRDDAATYECRAQGAVGPPAIASANVSVLPQVTAAPDTPPGAPCPMPDPASYCLNGGTCLFFEVVQEQACKCPEGFNGQRCENKDVSNRSSLGERLW